The following coding sequences are from one Lycium ferocissimum isolate CSIRO_LF1 chromosome 3, AGI_CSIRO_Lferr_CH_V1, whole genome shotgun sequence window:
- the LOC132049995 gene encoding putative F-box/kelch-repeat protein At1g15680, which yields MTDYHMYNPITQQCIAFPPPLLCFRFVSTGFLTQIEGGTLKSYKVVRFDCQLRESHNLKFEIFYSETGSWRSVVVHSDQAIQITWLRMPLSFSGMLHWIDRSLGIMACDPCRASSQCGIIGLPPDIDKQCKNYKNNGFHSLCNVHQGRLRYFEVSLAPSDPFGFSGFSLWVLDDYDSATWSLQHRPRVTDVLFGDILTRQGLTGSCLVPLAFHPFDGNIVCLRLGVYIVTYNVKTLKLEACGNPIATEYCLCETRGWLSWCARIPSKLAFLYVLPPSPISIPNNLSTGQKEEHGV from the coding sequence ATGACAGATTATCATATGTATAACCCTATCACACAGCAGTGTATTGCCTTTCCTCCACCACTTTTGTGCTTTCGGTTTGTCAGTACTGGTTTTCTTACCCAAATTGAAGGGGGAACATTGAAGAGCTATAAAGTGGTGCGATTTGATTGTCAATTAAGGGAGTCCCATAACCTCAAGTTTGAGATATTCTATTCTGAAACTGGAAGCTGGAGGAGTGTTGTTGTGCACAGTGACCAAGCCATTCAGATTACCTGGCTAAGAATGCCTTTGTCCTTCAGTGGAATGTTACATTGGATTGACCGTTCGCTTGGGATTATGGCATGTGATCCTTGCAGGGCTTCCAGTCAGTGTGGCATCATTGGACTTCCACCTGACATTGACAAGCAATGtaaaaactacaaaaataaTGGATTTCATAGTTTGTGCAACGTGCATCAGGGTCGATTGAGGTACTTTGAGGTGTCTCTTGCACCCTCGGATCCCTTTGGGTTTTCAGGTTTTTCTCTATGGGTACTTGATGATTATGACTCTGCTACTTGGTCTTTGCAGCACAGACCTAGGGTTACTGATGTCTTGTTTGGTGATATCTTAACTCGCCAGGGGTTAACTGGATCATGTCTTGTTCCTCTTGCCTTCCATCCATTTGATGGAAACATTGTTTGCCTGAGATTAGGGGTCTATATTGTCACATACAATGTCAAGACTTTAAAATTGGAGGCTTGTGGTAATCCAATCGCTACTGAATATTGCTTGTGCGAAACAAGAGGATGGTTGTCCTGGTGTGCACGAATACCTTCAAAATTAGCATTCTTGTACGTTCTTCCTCCATCGCCAATTTCTATCCCGAATAATCTTTCCACAGGACAGAAGGAGGAACATGGTGTTTAG